From a region of the Oryza sativa Japonica Group chromosome 6, ASM3414082v1 genome:
- the LOC4340132 gene encoding uncharacterized protein: MMAAVQSSSWADLQPELLGLVLTRLPSLADRVRLRAVCRPWRSNARLQPLPPPLPWLTLLNGTFLSISDGEIHCMPLPDDASCHCSIDNWLFLSHDDGGFSLMNLFSKATLQLPKLDTIWCHHLWYAAPKFPLFYKLAVPSPLDFSPTSLVVALIMNRSHQKALCICQPPVATESFRVEGSTMEGMQDFTFLDGKLYVLNNFNKLFILEIDESHIGNPKISSIECIIDSQDDSTTEPQSFPEDYLIMRRYYLVESGGGLLMVTRYVGIVLPLAEPNSFKHSRTLSFKVFEADLTTGSRMWRRVTSLGGRALFVGTHCS; the protein is encoded by the coding sequence ACACGCCTTCCCTCCTTAGCTGACCGTGTTCGACTAAGAGCAGTTTGTCGCCCATGGCGCTCCAATGCTCGGCTGCAGCCCCTTCCCCCTCCGCTCCCTTGGCTCACTCTCCTCAACGGGACCTTCCTTAGCATTTCAGATGGTGAAATTCACTGCATGCCTTTACCAGATGATGCTTCCTGCCATTGCTCCATTGACAACTGGCTCTTCCTTAGCCACGACGATGGTGGGTTCTCGCTTATGAACCTGTTCTCTAAGGCCACATTGCAGCTTCCTAAACTTGATACCATTTGGTGTCATCATCTATGGTACGCTGCGCCCAAGTTTCCTCTCTTTTATAAGTTGGCAGTGCCCTCTCCCCTGGACTTTTCTCCAACTTCCCTCGTTGTTGCACTGATCATGAATCGTTCTCATCAAAAGGCATTGTGCATATGCCAGCCTCCAGTTGCCACTGAGTCATTCAGAGTCGAGGGTTCTACAATGGAGGGCATGCAGGATTTCACCTTCTTGGATGGGAAGCTATATGTGTTAAATAATTTCAATAAACTCTTCATCCTCGAGATTGATGAGAGCCACATAGGTAACCCAAAGATCTCATCCATTGAATGCATAATTGACTCCCAGGATGATTCGACGACTGAACCCCAATCCTTTCCAGAAGATTATCTCATTATGCGGAGGTACTATCTAGTTGAGTCTGGTGGTGGCCTGTTGATGGTGACACGGTATGTTGGCATTGTGCTCCCTCTTGCAGAGCCCAACTCCTTCAAACATTCGCGTACTCTTTCATTCAAGGTCTTTGAAGCGGACTTGACCACCGGCTCTCGCATGTGGAGAAGGGTTACATCTTTGGGGGGTCGAGCACTATTTGTCGGCACACATTGTTCCTAG